The proteins below come from a single Argentina anserina chromosome 1, drPotAnse1.1, whole genome shotgun sequence genomic window:
- the LOC126803534 gene encoding uncharacterized protein LOC126803534: MKSLGGNGSSGRLSMEDNEDEETSRLAVTTFQAREEEIERKKMEVKERVELQLGRAEEETRRLAQIWEELEAMADPNRKELANVRKKIDMVNRDLKLLGPSCQKKEKEYKEILDSFNEKNKEKAQLVTTMMELLTESERLRLQKLEELSKNIELSH, encoded by the exons ATGAAGAGCCTTGGGGGAAATGGCAGCAGTGGGAGGTTATCAATGGAGGATAATGAGGACGAAGAGACTTCGAGACTGGCTGTAACGACCTTCCAAGCTAGAGAAGAAGAGAttgagaggaagaagatggaaGTGAAAGAGAGAGTTGAGCTCCAATTAGGTCGTGCTGAGGAGGAAACTAGGCGCTTGGCACAAATTTGGGAA GAGCTTGAAGCAATGGCAGATCCCAATAGGAAAGAACTTGCAAATGTAAGGAAGAAAATCGACATGGTTAACCGGGATCTGAAGCTTTTGGGACCTAGCTGCCAGAAGAAG GAAAAAGAATACAAGGAAATCCTGGATAGTTTCAatgaaaagaacaaagaaaaggCTCAACTTGTAACAACAATGATGGAG CTTCTGACTGAGAGTGAAAGGTTGAGGCTGCAGAAGCTAGAGGAGCTGAGCAAGAACATAGAACTATCACATTGA